Within the Trichoderma breve strain T069 chromosome 3, whole genome shotgun sequence genome, the region TCACGTGGATATTGGCTGCCAGGGCCCGCCAGGTCTCGTTTATGAGGGCTCGCCACTGCCATgtctcttccctctctcgGATGTGTTCTTCGGTTTCCACACCTTCGAATATATATATTGACATTCCCATCACGGCGTCTGGATGCTCCGAATCCCACTCTTCGCCgttgtcaaagtcaaagtcagaCTTGAGACTGAAGGTGCGTAGATTGGGAGTGAGATGACCTTGGATGACCTTGGCTGCGGCTGGCGTGAGAGCAGGTGTCGTTAACTCGTCATTGGGACCGCAGTGAGCTGTAAACTCCATACGAGTTGTGTACTCGCCATAAGTCTCGATGGCGCCCAGTACGGACTGTGCAATCCTCTCATTGTTGGTAAGGCGAATTGTTTTAAAGATCTCTGGCGCCAATTGAGCTCGGTATTGTCTACAAGTTGCACTGAGACGAACTTTGTCACCGAGTTCGAGGAGTCGGAATATCTGAAGGGTTAATTCCtgtggaagagctgaaaggCGCGACATCTTGAATCAACATGGACCTCAACTCACAAACGCGAAGCTAAACTAACATCTTGTTCATGGAACTAAATAGCCCAGCGCGTAGTCATGTGATTATGATGATTTGGTGCTATTCTCGTGCTAATAACCCGTTGCTGCCTGGTGTGCCTGTTTGGACTTCGGAATAGGCCTAAAGGGTTAGTGTTTTAAGACAAAGAATTCACGGCAACGGATGCAAAAAGTTCCCCCCAGTGGTGCAAATTGGGAGGGGAAAATGAGCGCCAGCAGTGCTGCCTGTATAAGAGGGTCACACAGGCGTTGTTACCCCTGCGTTAACTCCATTTCAAGAGCCAAGCATGGCAAAGCTGAAAGACGCTGAACCTTGAGTAGCCTCTTGGCAGGAATTCAGCCCACAGTAGCGGTGTTTCAAAGACTGTATTTAAACAATTCCCTCCAATTCTGTCCTTTCTCAGAAGTAATTGTACTGCTTTTCCTTTGAAAGCTACGAACAGATGTTTGCGTTTTTATTGTCATTCCAATTTTTTACCATATTCATAGTAGAGAGGTGTTGTTCCCAATAAATATACAAATGGTCGTTTGCGATGGCTCAAATGCTAAATGCAACACGAACGCGGCACGTCTCCATTCATGAAAGCGCTATTTCAAAAGCTAAATTTACCTGCTCCCTTGGCAAAAATGTTTTTGGGATCGTACATCTTCTTTAACTCCAAAACTCTTTCGTAATTGACGCCAAAGAGATCTTgagccgatgaagaagaaacaccTATCCGACGGAAATTTGAGTCAGTCATACAAAACAATATCTCAAGAAGCGTGCTCGTTCACCTACCGTCATAATTCCCGTATTCTCCAACGCCTTCATTTGTTTTAGTCTTGATAAGCTCATTAGTGACTTTACGGCCCATATTGCGAGTCCATTCTCGACAAATCGCGTCATTTTGTGCTCCTGTCCATCGTGTGCTAAAGAGAATGTTATAATGGGACCCACGATTGGCAAAGGACATGGCTGTCTGAGCCACTTTGTTCACCATTCTTTGGCTAAAATACTCCATCAAGATGATGGTCTTTTTAGCATCTGGCACTTCGTTGATAAATTTGGCATAGTCTTGGACCAGAGTTTGTGCCAGAGCGGTAGGCAGCGGAACAGTAAATGCAGAGCCCTTTTGCGTCTTACGGTCGCCATGTGTCGATACCCCATTAAGCATGCTGTTGACTTGCTTATATGTCATTTCCGACGTCCTGTCTACAACAGGGCCGAGCTTGAATAAAGCATCATAGTATGCTCttgcttcctcttcattgcCGTCGTAGAAGAGGATTGTTAGGATACGAACTTCGTGAGTCGGAGCAGGCGCACCAATTCCCACCACCATCGCACTCTGGCCTTCTGTCGTTTCAACGAGCTTGTTGGCGAAATCAATCACTTTATCCAAAACAGAGGTGTCGAAGGCTAACAGACCTCCCCATACGGGATTATTTTGCTCGTAGCCACGGAAAGTGAAGCTGGTTGCAACACCAAAGCTTTGGCCGGCTCCACGAATGGTCCAAAAGAGATCGGGGGTTTCCTTTTCAGACGTTGTCATGATTCGACCATCGGCGAGAACAATTTCAGCTTCAATCAAGTTATCAATTGTTAGGCCGTATTTGCCGCTCAGCCAGCCATAGCCTCCGCCTAACGTGAGGCCGCCGACTCCAGTGTGATTGACGGTTCCGCCAACGGTAGCAAGACCGTACTGGGCCGCAGCCAAATCGACGTCTTCCCATATGgttcctccttgagctctgATCGTCTTTGCAGAGGGATTGATCGTTACTTGGCGCATTTTAGTGAGGTCAATAAGAAGACCGCCCTCAGTCGAAGACGATCCAGAGGTTGAATGTCCTCCACCAAGAACTGCAACCTCTAGGCCATGTTCCTGTGCGAATAGTAACGCTGTAGATACATCTTCAGCAGATCTTGCTTGCACTACAACTGCCTTAGCCAAGGATTCAATGTTAGCGTTATGTTTGTTATACAGATCAACTGATGACTTACCGCTCTCttttcagcagcttcagACCATCTGTGTAAGCTTGCTTCGTAGCCTTCTGAGTCAGGCGTCAGAGCGAATGAACCTTTGAGGGCAGCTCTGAGCTTATTAATTGGCAGAGTCTGAGTACTGCTTGGATCCATGATTAGCTCTTGTTCTAAAATTGTTGTAATGCTGATATCACAGTGAAGAATTTTAAGACCAGGATTCGAGTAACCCTACTATTTCACAATATATATGTGCCTAGTCAATTTGACCTAGAGATGTCCTTAGGTAGAGACGGTTATCAAGCCGGCAGATAATCATCGATTGACGTCGTCTCCGTGGTCTGCGACTTCCGCGCATCTGCCGGATCTCGTCTCGGAGTTGCTGTGGTAGCAATTGCGAGGACCCTCCACACGATCTCCGACGCACCACACTTGATGTGACGTCTGATCATTGAGGTTATTATacttccttcttccatcatATTCTTTATTACTACATAGCCGATATTTGCTTGTCATCCGGAATCGAGGTGGCTGTGCCATCGCGCGAATTGTAGAATTCTCAGCATTTGCAAAAGAGAGATTGCACGCATGTTTATGCCAAATTCTCACAGATTCTGAAATACAttttttattcattttaGAAATAAGCACTCTAGGTCATTCGATGCTGACAGCTTTCTCATCCTGTGATTCCATCAATGATCTAGATTGAAAGCAGCCTGGCTTTACCTTTGTTAGAGTCTATTTTCTTAGAGTATTCCACATGGCCATGGAATCGAAAGAATACACGTATCGAAGCCTCGAAGGAGGGTCTCAACTGACGGCAGATGTTTACTATGCATCTTCTGCGACAGCACCGGTCGGTGGCGCGCAGCCTATCGGTATGCCTGTCGTCTTTATCAATGAAGAAGTACTGAACACTAAATTCGATGCAGCAATCATGTTCTATGGCGGTGGCTTCGTTGTTGGATCAAAAGAACTCGTGTCCAAAAATGGGATCGAGACTCTTGTGTTAGAGTTTGGCTTTATTGTGGTGGTGCCCAACTACCGTCACTGTCCATCCGTATCTCTATATGAAGGTCCAATCAGTGATGCACACAGCTGTTATGATTGGGTGCAAAATGAACTTCCCAGGCTGCTATCTAACGTCAGTATTATTGCCGATGGTGGCAGAGTTGCTGTTATAGGATTGTCTGCGGGAGGAACTATGGCATTGCATCTGGTGAGTTTTTGTAAAAATTTCAAGATTAACTCTCTTTCTGTGTTTGCTTCGAAAAGATTTTGCTTTCGCACTCAATGAATGGTACCTAAAGAAAAATGCTAATAATATTCTGGGTCTAGGGTGCGGCGAATAATCCCCCCAAAGCAGTATTGGCATTCTACTCAGGAATCTATTTTGAGGACGCTTTCTGGAAGTTACCCATGCCTGCATTTTCCAAACTTCCTAACTTTCCACAGGAATTTCTAGACAAGATTTATGAAGAAGGGACTGTCGTATCAGCACCTTCGCTGTTCAAGAAGGCTCAAGGTGATTCGCCTCCAGAGCCAGACATTTCCAAGCCAAGAAACGCATggcttctctctcattttAAAGACGGTACATGGCTTTCGTCTATTGTGCAAGACGGCGACTATGCACGTGTTGATCCTGCAAAGTTATTCTCAAGTGCTTTCCCACCAACATGCTTGGTGCACGGATCAGAGGACAAGATGTGTGATGCCAAATTTTCTACAATGGCTCACAAGGAATTGCTAGCCAAAAATGTAAAGTCAAAGCTCGTGATTGCAGAGGGCCAGGGCCATAACTTCGACACAAAGCTGGCAAAGGACGATCCGTTATTTGAGCTTGTACGTGATGCGTTCCGATTTATTGCGACGGAAGTGTCTTTGTAAATAACCGGGACGCGTCTGCTTAACTCTCGACTAAATAAGATGCAAGCATGCGTAACTTTATAGACTTCTTCCATTGGGTTTAACCAAGATTGGTAGCTAGACGAATTTAGCGACTCTAGCGAATTGATCTCTTACACTGAGCAAAGAGAGGGGCTATTGTAGTATGCCTATCCCAAAGCGGTCCGTAGATTCCCTCTGCCGTTCTTGTGGACTGGGGGAGACAGCAAATAGCAAATAGCGGCGGCGTGAATCGAGTTGCTCCGACTTGCTTATAGATTGCGGGGATTCGGCCTGGATCTGGACCTCGCTGCCGAGCAAGATTCGGCGTGAAAACAAGTTTGGAATTAGGAAGAAATACTGCATCAATCGTGCTTAGCTCCGCCATTCCCGCCTACCGTATTTTGAATCTGACAAGCCTCTATCATAATTGCATACTCACCCATTGGGATGACAGTTGCTCTTCTTACTCAGTATCAGTGAAGAGCCAAACCCTTACTGAAATAGATATCACACTTTATCCTGCAAGTTTATCAGCGCCACTAGCCTATCTCCCTTGCTGTATTCCTAGTACGAAACACTATGAATTTGTGTCAAATCTGTGGTAGAGAATTCCGGCGCAAGTATGCATGATTTCTTTTATGCACTTGAAGACATAAAGAGATATTAACGCTGATACATAAATCCATAATAGAGATAGTCTAGGCCGGCACATGAGGATGCATGAGAGAGGGCCCAAGGCACGAAGAAAGTCATGCGATCGCTGTCAAAGGTAGAGTTAGTGAAGAACTatttgaagaaaagaagttaAACATACCCTTTTAGGTCAAAAATCAGATGCTCTGGTCATCGTCCACAGTGTCTCGCATGCGCTGAACGAGAAGTCTCCTGCGTGTATACTGCCGATGCTGAGAAGCATCGGAGTGGTGATTCTCAGTCTATTCACAAGTCGACTCCACATTCCGTAACACCACTTATGATTGACCATGGAAAGAAACAACCAATCGATGGAGGATCAACTGAAGATACTGACCAGGAACCACAATCCGGTTCCGTTGAATCGGACACACAGGATCTAACGCCTCTCACATCTTTTCCTACGGAGAATCTTGGATCGTATCCTAGTGGAGGGACGCACAATGTTCTCCTGGCGGATAGCTTTATTCCCAATTACGAAGATACGCACTTTGATTGGATTCTTCGAGATGCTGGGGACAGGATGGACTTCAACGCTCTTAATTTCTCTCCTGACCGCATGCTACTTGACCACGCAACTTCGCCACTGTTCTGGTCAACATACCCAAGTTATCAAAATACCGCCCAAGAACCAGCCTCTAAGTACAAAGAGCCTAATGCTCAGCAGGAAGCGTGGCTCCTCGACCCACATGAGCCTTTCGAGAGATCTCTGGATATTCCAAGTCTGGGTGGCCAACGCACTGATCTATCCAAAACGGGATCGTACTCTCAGATCCGGCATCTTGCTGAGGAAGATCGAGATCGTATCCGACGATCCGCCAAGGCTTGCCTTGAAGAGCCGCTCTGGGCTACTGTTTCGTTTTCTGATTTCCCAAGCAGAGAAAAACTAGACCACTGCATTGATCTCTTCTTCACAAATTTCCGACCGGTAAGTAGGGACCTTTGTCTCAAACTTTGATGAATGTAATATTGAAGCAGTTTGAAGGTTCTGAGCTTCATTCATAAACCCACTTTTGATCCAACAACTGCCCCAGATACGCTTATTCTTGCAATCGCCAGTATAGGGGCACGATTCACCAATCTTACCGGGGCAGCATCCTTCGCTAATGTTATTGCCAAATTAAATCGCCGCCTATTACTTTCGACGGTCTGTTACCATAATAAAGCCTGGTTCACGTAATATAGTGCTTGCGCTAATGAAGTCATCAGGGTGAACGCGAACCACGAGTCGCACGCTCCGAGTCTTTTATGGCGgcccagctgctccaggGCATCTACGGATATTGTAGTGGCGATAAGGTCTTGTTCAACTATAGCGAGAGCCTGAGATGGTCGTTAGTCCAAACGGCGAAACAAATTGGCTTATTTCATGACGCACCACGGCAGACCTCCTTTACTCATAgcgaagatgcagaggtTCGGTGGATGTCCTGGGTTGCTACTGAGCGACGTAAGAGACTGGGATGGGCTATATACGTATGTTTAATTTCCGAAGTCTCAACCCCTAGAAACCTGTTCTAACATCTTTCCACAGGAGTTTGATGCCTTGGTAAGCGTTCTTCACAATCAACGCCCGGCTTTCAGCACGGGCGATCTGACGCTCTCCCTCCCTGAAGATGCAGACTACTGGGAAGCCCCATCAGCCTACTCTTGGATAGCACTACGCCCGTGGAAGACAGATCCAGAATCGATTGGCTTTCGGATTGCAGCTCGTAGCTGTTTCGATCCAAGTCTGATGGACAGTGTTCGGTTGACCGATACACAACATATCCATATCATTGTAGTGATGTTGGCTCGCTTTGTTTGGTCACTTAAAGAGCTACAAGTGTCGCCCCTCATGGAGGTGGTGCCCGATTATTTGCCAATTGCTCAGCATAAAATGACACTTACGGACAAGATGGGAGATTTCCTGGTTTCACCCCATGCAGTAAAATACTCAACAACAGCAGGAGATCGCGCCTTTGTTCATGTTGTTCAAAGAGCCCTCATTATCCACACGTCGTATTTATATGCCGCGAGCGACTTGATGGACTGGCTACCAGCTCTACTTCGCAGCGCGGGCCTTAACAAGGCGGCTCGCGAACGCATGGCCAAgtggggagaagaagatccagcACGAGTACGCAAGGTCATATATCATAGCTCGCAAATCATAGCGATTTGTCGGGACTTTCCGTTCAATACCCCGTACGAGTCTTTTTACGTTTTCTACGCCGGCTCTGTATTGTGGTGTTCCGCTACACTGTTGACCTCTCctcttggagatggcatccGCGGAGGTAATAGTGAGAATATTGGTTCTGAAAAGAAAACGGACCATATTATTCTTCTATTGGACAAACCGTCACCTGATGATGTGGCAGGTTGGACTTCAGAAATTCTTCAGTGGGTTCGAGAGGGTGGCCAGAACATTGAACTCGGAATGTATGGCGTGCCAAATTTGAGCGCGACAGAGAGTCGAGTGCAGGTGCTTCAAGAGACTGTCCGCATATTACAAAACATGCGCTTTTGGGATATCTCACGGGCGTTTGCTTCCACTCTCAGACGCCTCATACGAGCTGTAGAGGTCACTAATATATAGAAGCTAGTATACCAGCTTTTGCGCATTTATTAACTACTTTGTCCAGACGTACCTTGTTCAATGGAGTAAACTATCCTTTTCCTATGTACACTGCCCGATTTCAAGTCGTCTAGTCCAGAACATATTGCATTCAAACCCCCAGGCCGTACTTCTACAGCCCCGTGTTTAATTGCGCTAGTTGTTATGAGCTGCTCTGCAAGCGGAGAAAAATTAACTGCGAAGTTTACATCATCGTGGTTAATATCTGCTCGAATGCCTTTTGATTCGAAGAGGAATTCTCTATTCATCATTGTGAAGCCGAAAATCCTGACAACCGTTATACGTGGATCGTTGATCCAGTTCTGCGCAGTAAAGCTTATGTACTTGCCTCCAGAAATTTCCATGTTGGTGGCGCATATAGCAGCAGAGTACTTTGTCGCGATACAATCGACTGACGCTTCTATTTTGCCTTGCGTTGCGCTACGCAAAAGCGTCAAAGTAGTCGGATCGTCCTGTATGTTTGCACATTTAGTTGTAGTTTCCAGGGACTAAGAAAGTACTGGATAATAATAGACCAAAGTTACAGGTATGCATAGGAGTTGGTATAAGAACTTACATGATAGAAAACATAATCAGCACCACATCTTTTCACCAACTCGAAGCTCTCTTGAGAACAGACGGTGTATACAGTTAGCCCCGACCTTGTTTTTATTTGTGTGTCAGAAATCCATTAGTGCGTTAAGTAAATCTCAACCAAGATCGTTAATTTAGTCGGTACTTACAGCTTCGCCAATTGAATTTGCATTGACCCGGTAGCCGTGCCGCCCCCATAGATTAACACCTCCTTGAGTTTACTCTCATCGTTTGCTAGAGGCTCTTTGATGGCTTTATCACCTAGAAGTGGTGGATATGGTATTGGCAGACATTTATATAGAGCGAGTCCACCAACAAATAGAGGAGATGGCACTGATGCGCCGTCTTCGAACGACATATTATTGGGTAGGCGAAGAATCATATGGGCTGGAGCAGCAACATACTGGGCAAATGCACCGTCTGTTGGCCTCAGAGGATTGCCTTTTCAACAACCCAATTGATTAGCAGAAGCTTCCGAATATATCGCCCCAGTTGAGTTGTATACTGAGCTTCAGACTTAAAACGATGGTTTGACCTAACCTCCTGCTACAAAGCCGATGACACGTTCGCCGATCTCGATCTTTGTCACCGCATCGCCAACACAAGTTACGGTGCCAGCAAAGTCACAGCCAAGGATGGTTGACACTGAAGGCTTTGATCCATGAAGTATCTTCCAATCAATTGGACTCAAGGCTACGGCGGCAACTTTGACGAGAACCTCGCCGCTGGTAGGCGCCGGTATTTCGCACTCCCTGACCTCAGCTGCTCCACACTCGTGGTGATAAAGAGCGAGCTGGGAACTCATATGGACCGCTTAGACTGGAAAGAATATTTGGTATATTGTTTAGGATTTGGAGGATTAAAAAATTCTTCAGAATTGCCAAGGAAAATAATTCTGTCTTGTGGAACTTCTAAGGTTCTCCGGAGAGCAAGGTCGGCACTCAGATGACGAACACCGACAATCGCTGCAGTAAGAACGGGCGACTCTTCAGCCAAAAAAACCTGGCAATGTTTTCTGGTACTGTTTCTTTGAAGAATGGAGAGAGTCTACGGATGGAAAATTTGGTGCAGCTCGCCCGGAGCGTATTTATCGACCGGGCCGCTCTGTTTACCACTTACACACCATCTCCGACACATCATCTCCGACACATCATCTCCGAGTCAACGATCGCCGAACAGCGATAGATGTATCTCGAGGATTTGCATCAAATTATCTTTCTCTAACTGAGCGTGGTGTCTTTCTATATAAACCATGCAGTAAATGTACATAGAGATGCATTAGATTTCTGGACTATTTTGCAGCCGTGCTGTTTTCCATAGTAACATTGAAGCTTTAATCGCAAGTAAAAAATGGCGATTTCATCTAATGACCAACCATCTTCGACAAGCCTCTTGGAACGTCTTCCAGGGAAACTACCTCAGACCCGGATTCCAGATGACGTCGATCTCCAAGCAGGGCCAAATGCCATCGCTGATAAGTTCTCTCGACTAAGCGCAGATGACTTCACGGACGATGCGTTATGGCGTGATACTTACGGCCTTACTGGCACGATGCGCACATTCTATTCTGGAGACACAATTGCTACTATTTGGAACATTTTAAGTAAAAGTCGCGGCATTGTGTCCCACGCCAAAGTCGTTCCGAGCTCTGCCAAAGTCCTTAGGTTGGATGAAGAGACCTCTTGGATAGAGTGTCGGCTTTTCTTCCAGACCGAATATCCTGCGACAGACTGCTCAGCAATCATACACTTGGTCCCAAGCGCCAGTGGAGAATGGAAAATCTGGGTATTACGCACAATCCTCGAGCA harbors:
- a CDS encoding fungal specific transcription factor domain-containing protein gives rise to the protein MIDHGKKQPIDGGSTEDTDQEPQSGSVESDTQDLTPLTSFPTENLGSYPSGGTHNVLLADSFIPNYEDTHFDWILRDAGDRMDFNALNFSPDRMLLDHATSPLFWSTYPSYQNTAQEPASKYKEPNAQQEAWLLDPHEPFERSLDIPSLGGQRTDLSKTGSYSQIRHLAEEDRDRIRRSAKACLEEPLWATVSFSDFPSREKLDHCIDLFFTNFRPVLSFIHKPTFDPTTAPDTLILAIASIGARFTNLTGAASFANVIAKLNRRLLLSTGEREPRVARSESFMAAQLLQGIYGYCSGDKVLFNYSESLRWSLVQTAKQIGLFHDAPRQTSFTHSEDAEVRWMSWVATERRKRLGWAIYEFDALVSVLHNQRPAFSTGDLTLSLPEDADYWEAPSAYSWIALRPWKTDPESIGFRIAARSCFDPSLMDSVRLTDTQHIHIIVVMLARFVWSLKELQVSPLMEVVPDYLPIAQHKMTLTDKMGDFLVSPHAVKYSTTAGDRAFVHVVQRALIIHTSYLYAASDLMDWLPALLRSAGLNKAARERMAKWGEEDPARVRKVIYHSSQIIAICRDFPFNTPYESFYVFYAGSVLWCSATLLTSPLGDGIRGGNSENIGSEKKTDHIILLLDKPSPDDVAGWTSEILQWVREGGQNIELGMYGVPNLSATESRVQVLQETVRILQNMRFWDISRAFASTLRRLIRAVEVTNI
- a CDS encoding alpha/beta hydrolase fold domain-containing protein; the encoded protein is MAMESKEYTYRSLEGGSQLTADVYYASSATAPVGGAQPIAIMFYGGGFVVGSKELVSKNGIETLVLEFGFIVVVPNYRHCPSVSLYEGPISDAHSCYDWVQNELPRLLSNVSIIADGGRVAVIGLSAGGTMALHLGAANNPPKAVLAFYSGIYFEDAFWKLPMPAFSKLPNFPQEFLDKIYEEGTVVSAPSLFKKAQGDSPPEPDISKPRNAWLLSHFKDGTWLSSIVQDGDYARVDPAKLFSSAFPPTCLVHGSEDKMCDAKFSTMAHKELLAKNVKSKLVIAEGQGHNFDTKLAKDDPLFELVRDAFRFIATEVSL
- a CDS encoding FAD binding domain-containing protein; translated protein: MDPSSTQTLPINKLRAALKGSFALTPDSEGYEASLHRWSEAAEKRAAVVVQARSAEDVSTALLFAQEHGLEVAVLGGGHSTSGSSSTEGGLLIDLTKMRQVTINPSAKTIRAQGGTIWEDVDLAAAQYGLATVGGTVNHTGVGGLTLGGGYGWLSGKYGLTIDNLIEAEIVLADGRIMTTSEKETPDLFWTIRGAGQSFGVATSFTFRGYEQNNPVWGGLLAFDTSVLDKVIDFANKLVETTEGQSAMVVGIGAPAPTHEVRILTILFYDGNEEEARAYYDALFKLGPVVDRTSEMTYKQVNSMLNGVSTHGDRKTQKGSAFTVPLPTALAQTLVQDYAKFINEVPDAKKTIILMEYFSQRMVNKVAQTAMSFANRGSHYNILFSTRWTGAQNDAICREWTRNMGRKVTNELIKTKTNEGVGEYGNYDGVSSSSAQDLFGVNYERVLELKKMYDPKNIFAKGAGKFSF